Part of the Silurus meridionalis isolate SWU-2019-XX chromosome 29, ASM1480568v1, whole genome shotgun sequence genome, TATTAGCCAGATATATTACACTGCTCAGACTACACCAACATCCAGGCCAGAGTTCCACTGAGGTCATCACCCACCCatcatgcctgtgtgtgtgtgtgtgtgtgtgtgtgtgtgagaaagagccCTCACTGTGTGATGATCGGCGTGAATATGAGACACAAAGACTGTGGACAACTTGGTCAGCATCTCGTCCACAGCGTTACCATACTGACGGCACAGCTGTCCGAACGTTCCTTCTCCACAATCCAACAGCAGAGACTGGGTGGAGCTAcagtgcaaacacacaaacacaatttcaacaatctcacacacacacacacacacacacacacacacactgttctggTTAGCATGTATAAGAGTGTATTTCTCTACCTGATGTTAACCAGAGTGCCACTGACGTTCCTGATCTTCATGGGTAGAGCAGATCCTGTCCCCAGAAACACCACCTCAGGGTAGCGCTCTAtcttacctacacacacacacacacacacacacacacacacacacacacacacacacacacaccagattaACATTCTCCTTCAATCTATAAACTCAACATATAATAAACACTAATTTAAGCGAATATCTGGATTTTAACTCGATGCTAGTCTAACGCTAGAATTTAAACTCGATGCTAGCACAGAAGAGATGTTCCCCCTCCGTTCAGAGCTTTTTTGGATGAAAGACGGAACATCAGAAACTACAGTGTTCCCGAGTCATCTGAGAAAATGAAATGCCACCGAACATCAGGCTCCCTGTCaatctttctctcgctctctccatctctcctcaTGTATAGATGATGACCTCACCGGACTGAACGGCAGAGTCTGTGGTCTGGAAGTGTTTGCACTCCTCCACTTCTTGCAGGAAATTTGGCACCTCCGCCGCCTCTTTAATGAATTCCTCTCGGTCACAGGTGGGGATGGCATCACTGcacgtgaacacacacacacacacacacacacacacacacacacacacacagagtgagaacAGTTCTGACAGAAACCTAATAACTTAAAGCCACTGAAGCCAGTCCATTCCCTATTTGGAGACAAATGtgttgagacagagagaaatgtATCTGCCTGAAACTGAGACTCAAGTTTAGAAGTTTAATGCAGAATTATTATTCGAAATAACCTCCATCTGGAAAAGAATCCGGGGACATGATATTTTGATATTGAGTTAAAATTGCTAACCCCCTTGAGTCTAGATACCTTAATCCTGACATAATCCACACATAAAAGGTTAAATTCCATGGATTATGTATGGAATAATCTGTGATCTGGAATCTATACTCTGGAATTTACtgctgtgtgaaataaaaatgtaattggttgATTAGTCTGGATTGGAACTCTAGATTAGTCCAATCTGGGGTTTGAAACATTAGAACTGGGACTTTAAACCATATTTACTCTAGATTAGAGAAAActaatgtttaattattagtTTAATAACTAACATCTAAATCTGAAATGTGGAATCTAAACTCTGGATCAGTGCAGTCTGGATTAAGGTAAGTCTATAATTTGAATTGCAGATCCTCACCGCTGCCACTCGGCTTTGGGTCTGAGCTGGAATTTGAGCAGACACTCCGCTCTGATGTTGGGCACGTGCAGGGCAGCCTGAGGCACCTTCAGGGACACCAACAGGTAAATAAACAGGTAAACAAACACGCAAACAGCACCAGTTGGGCTCATTCGAGCCAAACCTCCTCAACACAAGTCACCTTAGAGGTGTAGTGCTGCAGCTCAGGGAAGATGTCCGGGTGAATGAGGTTCAGCTGCGTTTGGATCTTGTGGCTGCGGATGTTGTGGATGGTGGAGACCTGCTCGTTCATGATCAGGTGCTCGGTACTGCTGGagaacctgaaacacacacacacacgtatgaaGTGAgcaaataaaagtatttttagtTGAACACAGAGACGTCTAGAGCGCTAAACAAATCATTAAATTGTCATGTGACTGGTTACCACAGCAACCGAGCCCAATGATTGTGAAAACGGTTCAGTGAGACTGAGGTGGGCGGAGCTCTGTGGGCACAGTTTACAGCTGAGAGAGAcggcgagagtgtgtgtgtgtgtgtttggagtgcAACGTTGCAGTGCAGAGTCTCTGACGGTACCTTTCCATCCAGCGCTGATACTCTGGCAACTCCAGTACCGACTCCGGGGTCATGTGAACCACCAGGGCGGGGTCACCCTCCAAACCCTCTCTCTGAtatctaccacacacacacacacacacacacacacacagtcaatgtTCTACATGGTGTTACACTCCCAGATTGTGGAAAACCTCTCCTGTTTAGTTTCacttaaattttatatatagaaattTGACACTTTAACATCCTGTATTTGTGCTTCCTGTTGTGTTTGCTTGTGGGCGGGGCTGgaatgcagaataaaaaaataactgagCAGTGAATTTTTCAAtgtcagggaagaaaaaaacacaatgaacaaATATGGACCCAAAACCGAACCCTGAGGAACACCtcatggatttatttatttctcctttGGTTCTTTGGCTCACGTTTTTAGCGTTTcaagtgtttgtgtgggttttttgtgGGGTTAAAAGGTAATAATGATGTCACCTTCCGAGAATCTGATTGGCGCATATCGGCTGAACAAATTCTTCAGACGGACAGTCGATCACCAGGAACACGGGGCCCGGGTCGGCCGGAGTGCACACTTCATCAGGCTGGATCTGAAACACatgggcaaacacacacacatggttcaTTCCAAACATCATCACTCTTGCAGCACCTGAGACCATCCACGCTAATAACAATAGCTTTCACAATTTTgcaaatatacataaatgtgtatagtgtgtgtgtgtgtgtgtaagtaaatggACAGAGATGAAGATAAtgaaaaagtgaatgtaaaGCTTTTCTAGcaagatattattattattattattattattattattattacaacgCATAAAATACACACGATTATTCCATACACGCAGAACTTTACCTCCTTGCCTTCGTATGTGACGCTTCTCCCGTCTTTTAGAGCAGAAATGAGTGGACCAATGGCAGCTGTTCCACTGCGAGCGAACCACAGAATCAAATCATTCACCTCCTCCAACAtcattatatacaaatacagcagaaaagctacacacacacacacacacacactctatatatatttttataaaagataaCGGGAACACAAAAGCCTTTACACTCACACAGGAAGTCCGAGCTCTTTGGCCTTGTGCACCAGGAAGTTGCCCTTTTTGGGGTGCAGCTGTGAGTGAACACAGGAGTGAGAAATCAGAGCTTTACTCAGTCACGATGTGAAagcaggaagtgatgtcacAATGATGATTACCTTACAAACGTACGCCACCACCAGGGAGGGGTCCCGCGTGCTCCTCTCTCTGCGTTCTGATGTTAAAACACATCAGACACACATTTAAAAGGTGGAGTCTAATGAGATTTCATGCACTCTGAGGTATTGACACTGTTAAACAATCAGAGGTCGACTGAATCATCGGTTTGCTGATATATTCACACTGATAGTTGATTgcgcaaaaatccatacagattgTTTTTCCGACTTCCGATCCACTGTctttacgagagcggcctctagaggtgaaatactgacaccacatgctgtttttaaTTGCGAGGCTGCACAGCGAGATctagattatatatattattatttcattcagcttattttcatgattcagtaccgttttttttgttataaagttcagtactatttcaTATGGAGTGGTTTCTATCGGGTGATTATTCGGTTATCGaaaagtacgatccaacctagctatcggtaaaaaACAGTCTAATAAAGAGTTGGAGTCTCATGCTAAACATAACTTCAAAAAACTATTTAGACATATGACGAAGTAGTTCTGTGCCGAATAAATTCTTTTCAGGTTCGTATAAGTTTcagaatgtttttaaaagtaTGGCTCTTCAGTACATAAATAAGGGCTGAATTCCACCTACAGACGATTCTTCCGGAATAGCGAGAGCAGAAGCCACACCCAGAGAACTCGAGAAGAACCTCTCCAAAGAAGTGGATGTGAGGGAGGAAAGTGAGGACCTCGTTTAGCTTTCCAAAGAATCCAGCGTTACATAAACAGTGGATGCTTTTTGATTTCTGAGGCAGCAACTTGTGACTCTTTAGCTCCACCCATACCACACCTACTGTACCTTTCTTATATAAATCTGATTAAATTAAAGACTCTTCAGACTCTATACTGCTCTATAGGTACTCCAGATGTTATACGTCtgctttaaacaaaatattcacaTGATTATATAAATGGTTATTGGAACACAGCCGGGGTCCGTACCAGGACTTTCTGAGCCGTCACTCGATCTCTCCTCACACTCTTCTGCCTGCCTTAATTTCTTCCGTTGGCCATGACCACGCCCACTTCCGCTTCCACCGCTGCCACCGCTGCCATGCCTCATCCGATCTGAACCCCTCttggctacacacacacacacacacacacacacacacacacacacacacacacacagtcagacaaGGAGAAGCTCTACAGATGAGTGATGAGTAAGAACAATGATAATAATGTTAAAgttttggacacaccttcttctTCAGTGTTTCttccacatttttattattttcaacattgtacattaatactgaagaattCAAACTACGAAAGAACACGTCTGGAATTATGTAGGAAACAAAAGCGACccaaaatatgatttaaattttAGACCAAAGTCACCTGGAACTAGTTTCTGTTTCAGCCTTGTAAAGAGTTTAtctgacatttcttgccttcgTAATGTactttagaccatcagttgtcttgtgcagagcaAAGTGTGAGTACAGAGTTAAGAATCCCTGTTAGTGCTACTACAgatactgtacaaatccatattataacaagttaagtaaagagaaaacGCTTTCTGTACTGTAAGGATTAAGGGTCCATCCCAGAAAAAAAGGCagagagctacctctgctgcagaggataagtttattagaattaccagcctcaggaactaaatatttcttattattctAATTAAATGATTAAGAATTTGACTCATAAGATGATGCACACTTTAGTatggtaaataaaatggcaCTAATAATCTCTCTAAACTTATGGGAAAAGATGAATCTGTGTGACTGCTGTGAACTGACCACCacactgaaaataaagaatatcaCATTTCAGGAGGCAGCTGTCCATGGTCCTTAAGGTAccagcacaataacacactcagcAAAATATCAAAGTGAACACTAACCGAATAAGGGCACTTGGTAGACGGTCATGGTGTCATCTTTATACTCGGGCTCAGTGTAGGGTCTCACTGCTGAActcagtccacacacacacacacacacacacacacacacacacacacacacacacacacacacacacagtatctaaTTAGACAGGTTTACTCTCAGGCTCGGATCAGACAGTATGGACAGAACGCTCTTACACAGTCTGATGTCGTCCAGTGGCCCGGAGAAAACTCGGATCGCGTTCAGATATTTCTCCTGAaagacgaaagaaagaaagaaatgtttgtCTCATCGTTTGGTTTCTGTTAGTGCTCTTTCTTCTGAAAGAAGCTGACGTGAAAACAAAATCTGGAAGACAGAAACCAGCTACACACCAGCTGTGGAGGTCCAGACACGACACACTCGGGGACACCAGTGTCCTTCAGTGTGAGAATCATTCCTGTAAGAGATTGAGACGTGGTGATGGAGCTCCAGTTCAAACATCAGATATAAAACTTACAGGAGCTTCCTGAATAACGGATCAGTTTTTCCTGATTCAccttatgaatgtgtgtgtgtgtgtgtgtgtgtgtgtgtgtgtgtgtgtgtgtacctgaaaGTCCTCCAACAGTGTCCCAGCTCATGCGAGTCAGGAAGATGTTGTCCAGGCGAGCAGCTCTCAGTCTATAAACACAGAaacgtgtgtgttttacagagctgaatatttttcttcttcttcttcagaaGAGAGGATTAAAGAAACACTTTACTCACTTGTGTTCCTGCATCAGTCTCTGGGTTCCTTCTCCACAGTTAAACAGATATCTGatcaaaatatcaaatattcaCTACAATTTCAACATTAAAGATCATTACTGGGGTCAaagttcaaaacagttcaaGGATGTTGTAATGATACTGAGGGTTCTGAGAATTATGGTGtttataatgatgataatggtggtggtggtggtgatgatgatggtggtgatgatgatgatgataatgttggtgatgatgatggtggtgatgatgatgatgatgatgatgatggtgatgatgaaaatgatggtggtggtggtgatgatgatgataatggtggtgatgaagatgataatggtggtggtgataatgaagatgataacggtggtggtggtgataatgaagatgataacggtggtggtgatgatggtggtggtgatgatgatgatgataatggtggtgatgatggtggttatgatgatgatgatgatgatggtgatgatgaaaatgatggtggtggtggtgatgatgatgataatggtggtgataatgaagatgataatggtggtggtgatgatggtggtgatgatgatgatgataatgttggtgatgatgatggtggttatgatgatgatgatgatgatggtgatgatgaaaatgatggtggtggtggtgatgatgatgataatggtggtgatgaagatgataacggtggtggtggtgataatgaagatgataacggtggtggtggtgataatgaagatgataacggtggtggtgatgatggtggtgattatgatgatgataatgttggtgatgatggtggttatgatgatgatgatgatgatggtgatgatgatgatggtggtggtggtgatgatgatgataatggtggtgatgatgaagatgataacgctagtggtggtgataatgaagatgataatggtggtggtggtgataatgaagatgataacggtggtggtggtgataatgaagatgataatggtggtggtgataatgaagatgataatggtggtggtgatgatgatgataataatggtggtggtggtggtgatgatgataatggtggtgatgatgataatggtggtgatgatgatgatgataatggtggtgatgatgatgaagatgataacggtggtggtggtggtgataatggtggtggtgatgatgatgataatggtggtggtggtgatgatgataatggtggtggtgatgatgacgatgataatggtggtggtggtggtggtgatgataatgacgatgataatggtggtggtggtgatgatgataatggtggtggtggtgatgacgatgataatggtggtggtggtgatgatgataatggtggtggtgatgatgataatggtggtggtggtgatgatgataatggtggtggtgatgatgatgataatggtggtggtggtgatgatgataatggtggtggtggtgatgatgataatggtggtggtggtgatgatgataatggtggtggtggtggtgatgatggtggtggtggtgatgataatggtggtggtgatgatgataatggtggtggtgatgatgatgatgatgatgataatggtggtggtggtggtgatgatgatgatagtggtgatggtgatgataatggtggtggtggtgatgataatggtggtggtgttgatgatgatagtggtgatggtgatgataatggtggtggtgttgatgatgatgtcactGCTGCTTACCGGTTGTACTCGGAGAACACGTACAGGGAGGCCCCGTTCTCGCGCGCCCCCGCGCCCACCACCTGCACGTACACGTTGGACGGCCCGTGCAGGTCAGCATTTTTACGGCTCTCTCTGGAGCGCACGTGCCGCAGCGTGTCTTTGGGAGGTTTCGGTTTCCGGTTTCGGCCCAAGTCCGGTACCGTGGCCATGTTCGATCTACAGCCGGTCAGAGCAGCGGAGACTCGGGGAAAGTTCAGGAGGCGGCATGCAAACTGTCTACACCGGGGTAAGGTCACgtgcataatacacacatacacacacacacacacgctgtcgCGCGCAGATGAACTTCTTACATCCGCCACATATAATTACCAATTATTACAAACTTTCTCTGAAGTTTAGAGTCTCACCGTGTTCTCTGTACCAccgcgtacacacacacacacacacacacagatctgagACTGTCACTGAACACGTGACCGAGAGCCTGAACATGCTGACCGTCTTCCGGCACGCAATGATGACGTCACTCACGATGACTGACACCAGCacaaagatgattttttttttcttccttaaaatCCAAAACCTTTCTGTTTATACACtttatgaaaacatttaaacatttctcaTCGTTTTATTTACCATTTTTAATGTTCATACTTATATTTAATCTTGTAGTAATGTATAAATTACTGCAGAAATATTCTGAgatcaaaagaaataaaaaacaaataaatatataaataaagttatctatctatctgtctgtctgtctgtctgtctgtctgtctgtctgtctgtctgtctgtctgttatgccatgatttatttatttatttattcagattaCTGCAGAAATAGTTTTGGCCTCCTAGAATAAAATCTATTATGCCATAAAATTTgattctttgttgtttttctgaatTAAtcgtaaatgttataaaaataaaacccgtTTTTTCACCTGCTTTTAAGCTCAGAAT contains:
- the elac2 gene encoding zinc phosphodiesterase ELAC protein 2, whose product is MHVTLPRCRQFACRLLNFPRVSAALTGCRSNMATVPDLGRNRKPKPPKDTLRHVRSRESRKNADLHGPSNVYVQVVGAGARENGASLYVFSEYNRYLFNCGEGTQRLMQEHKLRAARLDNIFLTRMSWDTVGGLSGMILTLKDTGVPECVVSGPPQLEKYLNAIRVFSGPLDDIRLSVRPYTEPEYKDDTMTVYQVPLFAKRGSDRMRHGSGGSGGSGSGRGHGQRKKLRQAEECEERSSDGSESPERRERSTRDPSLVVAYVCKLHPKKGNFLVHKAKELGLPVGTAAIGPLISALKDGRSVTYEGKEIQPDEVCTPADPGPVFLVIDCPSEEFVQPICANQILGRYQREGLEGDPALVVHMTPESVLELPEYQRWMERFSSSTEHLIMNEQVSTIHNIRSHKIQTQLNLIHPDIFPELQHYTSKVPQAALHVPNIRAECLLKFQLRPKAEWQRDAIPTCDREEFIKEAAEVPNFLQEVEECKHFQTTDSAVQSGKIERYPEVVFLGTGSALPMKIRNVSGTLVNISSTQSLLLDCGEGTFGQLCRQYGNAVDEMLTKLSTVFVSHIHADHHTGLINLLLQRERALRIMGKNFTPVYLVAPAQIMMWLNQYHDHCQEILSHVNFIPAKCLSEGAEVPKFKTKSFIQALLKRNDLTKFQTCLVRHCKNAYACSLTHQSGWQLVFSGDTMPCDALAQMGKNATLLIHEATLEDGMEEEAMDKRHSTTSQAIGIGMSMNAEFIMLNHFSQRYAKIPLFSSDFNQRVGIAFDHMRIRFGDFRILPRLLSPLKALFAEEIEEMVERRERRELRAGKTVGAESNCQTGEGGGAKREKEESDQETASKRMKAN